The region TTTCTTACCTCAACATTCAGCTTCAAATACAAACTTACACGCAAGGATTTTGAAGAACTTGTCAGGGACATCATTGACCGTACAAGGAAACCATGCCTGCAGGCTATGATGGATGCCAAACTGAGACCGGATGAAATTGATGAGGTCATACTGGTAGGCGGTTCAACGAGAATCCCATTGGTCCAGCAGCTCGTGGAAGATATCTTCGGGAAGAAGCCCAGCAGATCGGTCAATCCAGACGAGGCCGTGGCCCTTGGGGCCGCAATCCAGGCCAATATAATGTCAGGTCATATCTCAAATCTTCTCCTTCTTGACGTTACGCCCCTTTCGCTCGGCATAGAAACCTACGGCGGCTTCATGAATGTCATAATACCGAGAAACACCACAATACCGACCAGGGCAGGCGAGCTCTTTACCACAGCAGTAGATAACCAGTCCGCGGTAACAATACACGTACTTCAGGGTGAGCGCCAGATGTCCTCTGATAACTGGTCACTCGGAACCTTTGCGCTCGAAGACATCACACCGGCGCCTGCAGGTGTCCCCCGCATTGGAGTCCAGTTCACCATTGATGCAGACGGCATACTCCATGTACTTGCAAGGGATGTCAACACAGGCAGGGAAACCGTCGTTCAGATGAAGTCAACTATTGATGCATCAAAAGAGCAGGTTGAGGCGATGGTGCGGAACTCTATTGAACATCAGAAAGAAGATGCTGCAAAGAAGGAGCTGTTCGATGCAAAGGTTGAGGCAGACAAGGTGTTGACGGCAACAAGAAAGGCGCTGAATCAATGCAGTCATTTATTGAAAGCAGATGAGCTGGCATTAATTGGAGCTGCCATCAGCGACACCGAGGCTGCCATAGGCAGAAATGACACGGATGGAATCAAGGCGTGTACCACGAGGCTTAATCAGGCAACCGAGCGCCTGGCGTCATTATTGTTAGGTGAAACTGCAAAAGAAGTGGTGGAGAAAAAAAGCCGGGGGCAGACATCTACGTAAGTCAGGAGCATTTTCGAGTGAACCGTCATGAACCCTTCGACTGTTCGGCACGCTCACAGCTCAGGGCTCACAAAGGCAGATGAAAATCCCCCTTAGTCCCCCTTTACAAAGGGGGAAATCAGTTCCCACACTGTACAAAGGGGGAAAGTAATTCTTCTCTGTATAAAAGGGGGAAATCAGCTCCCCCCTTTATTAAAGGGGGGAGAGGGGGGATTTGAACGGAGATTTTCGGTTGAA is a window of Nitrospirota bacterium DNA encoding:
- the dnaK gene encoding molecular chaperone DnaK, translating into MGRIIGIDLGTTNSAAAVVEDGKPVIIADADGQRLTPSVAAFAGGAEPIIGHNANRQRILNPGKTIYSVKRFIGRRGSDIRDEDMFVSYPVTGSGEEPVTILIDNRHYLPEEISALVLSKLRKDAERYLGETVDRAVITVPAYFNDAQRNATKKAGEIAGLKVDRIINEPTAASLAYGIDKKLDAKIGVYDLGGGTFDISILDIKKGVFQVLSTCGNTRLGGDDIDRRLIDFLLGRIASEGGGDQSGNLMVLSRIREEAEKAKCALSFQEEVEISIPFLTSTFSFKYKLTRKDFEELVRDIIDRTRKPCLQAMMDAKLRPDEIDEVILVGGSTRIPLVQQLVEDIFGKKPSRSVNPDEAVALGAAIQANIMSGHISNLLLLDVTPLSLGIETYGGFMNVIIPRNTTIPTRAGELFTTAVDNQSAVTIHVLQGERQMSSDNWSLGTFALEDITPAPAGVPRIGVQFTIDADGILHVLARDVNTGRETVVQMKSTIDASKEQVEAMVRNSIEHQKEDAAKKELFDAKVEADKVLTATRKALNQCSHLLKADELALIGAAISDTEAAIGRNDTDGIKACTTRLNQATERLASLLLGETAKEVVEKKSRGQTST